CGTCATAAAAACTTACAAGTGCTTCGAAAAGCGAGGCGTCTTAACTCCTCAAAAGATTTTGGAAACCGGCTGGGACGGCTTAGTGCAGATTCTCGACGAGGGCAGCTACACACGTTACGACTTCAAAACGGCTGACAAACTTCTCGAAGTTATGCGAAACTTAATAGAAAAGTATGGCGGAAAGCTGACCACCATTTATGAAGAAGCCCATGACCACGCAGATTTGGAAGAGAAGCTTAAAAGTTTAGGAAAGGGTGTCGGCGACGTGACTGTGGGCATATTCCTAAGGGAGCTGCGCGACGTTTGGGAGAAAGCCAAACCAAAACCAACAAGCCTCGTTGTAATAGCAGCCAAAAACCTTGGAATAATTGATGAGAAATCTCCAAAGGATGTTTTGCGGCAGCTTGAAGATTTTTGGGCTGAGAATGCTGTTTCTGGCAAGTCCTTCATAAACTTTGAAACTGCGCTGCTTCGCCTAGGAAAGAACTATTGTAGAAAGGAAAAATGCACCGCTTGCCCGGTTAGGGCGGAATGCAAACGCCACTTTACGGAGGCTTAATGTAGGTTACAACTTCTATTGGGCATTCTTCCGGAAGCTTTAACCGTTTCCGCCACTCGTCGCCTATGGCTATGAGGGAGAAAACCCCTGAAATTTCAGCCTTCGCCTTACGAACCAAGTTAACGAGGGCTGCCTGCGTTTCACCGGTCTTGATCATGTCATCAACTATTAGGACGCTGTCCCGCTTTTTGATGGCGTCCTTTGGAACATAAAGCGTCATTGTCACGCCGGAATCCCTAAGCACAAACGTTTCCTCCAAAAACTCTTTAACGCCAACCTCCTTGCTTCTCTTGGCTATGACAAGGTTTACGCCTAGGGCGTTTGCCACCATAGTCGCCAAAGGAATTCCGTCAACAGCCGCCGTAAACACTTTTGTGACACGTTTTCCAGCGAAATTTGCAAGCGCATGATTAGCCGCCTGCTGGAGAATGTTAAAATCGCCAATAATCTCAGTATTGTCGAAATAGCCATCCTCATTAAACCTTATCCGGTTACGAAGCTCGTTCTCCAAACCAACAAACTTTGACAAGACTTTCCATAGCTGCTTGGCTCTGGCAGTGTTTGGCAAAACATGCCCTTTAGCGTACCTGCTTAGAACCGTTACTGGCAATCCAGTCTTCGCCGACAACTCGCGATACGTGATATTCCGCTTGTATTTTGCTGTTCTAAGAAGCTCTATAGTCATCAAACGCAGTTTCAACTCCTCCGCATGTGTGCTCATCAGCCCTCCCCCATACACAAGGACTAGTTAAATTCCAAAGCGTTTACATCTTATTATTACCTTTCCAATTTATAATTTCCGCTCGAAAACCGAACAGTACGCAACAAACGTTTATGGCGCCTTCGCCAACCCCACCTCGATGGTATATTCAAACCCGTCTCTGTAAACCGTTAGGTGGACTTTTTCGCCAGCCCTTTTCTTGTGGATTTCGCCTAGAAGCTTCTCTATTCGTGTTATTGGCACGTCGTCCAAAGCCAGTATTATGTCGCCTGCCACTATGCCAGCCTCATGCGCTGGGCTTCCCTCCACAACCCTTGTCACCAAAACGCCTTCATCCACTGGTATTCCATAATAGCGGGAAATCTCTTTCGTAAGGCTTAAGCCCATTATCCCAAGCCACGGGCGCGTGTGCACACCCTTTGATATGATTTCTGCTGCACATTTCTTAGCTGAGTTTATAGGAATGGCGAATCCAATTCCATGGGCATAGGGAATAATCGCAGTGCTTATGGCGACAACCTTACCATTAATGTCTACCAGTGGTCCGCCGCTGTTTCCGGGGTTTATGGCAGCATCCGTTTGGACGAGGTTTTCTAAAAGCTCATTTTTAGATTCTATGGTTCGGTTTAGGGCGCTTATAACACCCGACGTTATCGTTGGTCCACCAGCCAAGCCGAAGGGGTTACCAATGGCGTAGACACGTTGTCCAATTCTCAACTTGTCGGAGTCTCCAAGCTCTGCGTAGGGCAAACCCTTCCTGTCCACTTTGACGACGGCTATGTCGTGGATTGTGCATGTTCCAAGCAAGTGTCCATTTAAAACCTCGCCATTCCAAAGCGTGACGGCTATGCGTTCTGCGCCCTGAACAACATGGTTGTTCGTCAATATGTGCCCTTCGCTGTCTATTATTGTTCCAGAACCCATACCCTTGACTGGGAAGACTTGGTAGAAAATGTCCTGAATCAGCCTTATCGTGCTGATGTTAACAACACACTTGCTAACCTTTTCAAGAACATCTAAAACTCTAGACTCATCGTTAGCCGCCAACTTAATCGCCACTGTTAAAATCTTCTGTAGGGCTTTAAACGCTTTCCCCATATTTCACTTTGGTTTTTGTATAGGCGTTAATGAGCAAGGCAACAGCGGTGGCTTGTGTTACGAGAACGTAGGCTACTACAGCAAAGTATGGGATTTGTAATTCTACCATTAAACCATATACCGCTCCACCAATTAACATACCAACACCATAAGCTGTGTTAAATATGCCGTATGCTGTCCCCCGCTGAGAAATTGGAGCAAAACCTGAAACGGCAGCGCGGTAAATGGACTCTTGCATTCCCAAAACCAGACCGAAAAAGGCCGCAGCCACAATCAGCATTGTCAAGTCTGCGTTAGCCATGGCGAAGAATGTTGGAACAACCGACAGAATGAACGGCAGCATCAAAACCCTAATCTTGAACTTGTCATAGGCGAATCCTGCAAAAAGTGCAGTTGGCGCGTCCACCCCTTGTATAAGCGTGTAGATTAGGGGGACAATCCACAACTGGTTCGTTGGTTTCAGAATCTCCGTAGCCTTGAAAAGTATTAACTCGAAGGGTATAAGTCCAACAGTGTTCAGCAAAACAGCCGCTGTGTAAACATAGAAGGCT
This sequence is a window from Candidatus Bathyarchaeia archaeon. Protein-coding genes within it:
- a CDS encoding trypsin-like peptidase domain-containing protein, with the protein product MGKAFKALQKILTVAIKLAANDESRVLDVLEKVSKCVVNISTIRLIQDIFYQVFPVKGMGSGTIIDSEGHILTNNHVVQGAERIAVTLWNGEVLNGHLLGTCTIHDIAVVKVDRKGLPYAELGDSDKLRIGQRVYAIGNPFGLAGGPTITSGVISALNRTIESKNELLENLVQTDAAINPGNSGGPLVDINGKVVAISTAIIPYAHGIGFAIPINSAKKCAAEIISKGVHTRPWLGIMGLSLTKEISRYYGIPVDEGVLVTRVVEGSPAHEAGIVAGDIILALDDVPITRIEKLLGEIHKKRAGEKVHLTVYRDGFEYTIEVGLAKAP
- a CDS encoding phosphoribosyltransferase family protein, coding for MSTHAEELKLRLMTIELLRTAKYKRNITYRELSAKTGLPVTVLSRYAKGHVLPNTARAKQLWKVLSKFVGLENELRNRIRFNEDGYFDNTEIIGDFNILQQAANHALANFAGKRVTKVFTAAVDGIPLATMVANALGVNLVIAKRSKEVGVKEFLEETFVLRDSGVTMTLYVPKDAIKKRDSVLIVDDMIKTGETQAALVNLVRKAKAEISGVFSLIAIGDEWRKRLKLPEECPIEVVTYIKPP